A part of Planctomycetota bacterium genomic DNA contains:
- a CDS encoding AAA family ATPase: MARVIVGQEEIITGVLTCLFVGGHVLLEGVPGIGKTLLVRTLARAVRLTFSRIQFTPDLMPADVTGTTVVREVDTDDGRRERRFVFQQGPVFANVLLADEINRATPKTQSALLEAMQERSVTAGGVTHPLPAPFLVLATQNPIEQEGTYPLPEAQLDRFFFKLLVRPPSRSELGEILSRTTGADESGVEPVLDATAAARHADLIRRVPAAAHVQDYAVRLVLGTHPEAGAPPMVQKYVRLGASPRAAQALMLAGKCRALLQGRWSVSTDDIRAHALGALRHRILMNFESHAEGVTPDALIENLLATLPLEAP, translated from the coding sequence ATGGCGCGGGTGATCGTCGGGCAGGAAGAGATCATCACCGGCGTGCTGACGTGCCTGTTTGTGGGCGGGCACGTGCTGCTGGAGGGCGTGCCGGGGATCGGCAAGACGCTGCTCGTGCGGACGCTGGCCCGCGCGGTGCGGCTCACGTTCTCGCGCATCCAGTTCACGCCCGACCTGATGCCGGCGGACGTGACGGGCACGACGGTGGTGCGCGAGGTGGACACCGACGACGGGCGGCGCGAGCGCCGGTTCGTGTTCCAGCAGGGGCCGGTCTTCGCGAACGTGCTGCTGGCCGACGAGATCAACCGCGCGACGCCCAAGACGCAGTCGGCGCTGCTGGAGGCGATGCAGGAGCGGAGCGTGACGGCGGGCGGGGTGACGCACCCGCTGCCGGCGCCGTTCCTGGTGCTCGCGACGCAGAACCCCATCGAGCAGGAGGGCACGTACCCGCTGCCCGAGGCGCAGCTCGACCGGTTCTTCTTCAAACTGCTGGTGCGCCCACCCAGCCGGAGCGAACTGGGCGAGATCCTGTCTCGCACCACGGGGGCGGACGAGTCGGGCGTCGAGCCGGTCTTGGATGCAACCGCCGCGGCGAGGCACGCGGACCTCATCCGGCGGGTGCCGGCGGCGGCGCACGTGCAGGACTACGCGGTGCGCCTGGTGCTGGGCACGCACCCGGAGGCGGGCGCGCCGCCGATGGTGCAGAAGTACGTGCGCCTGGGGGCCAGCCCGCGCGCGGCGCAGGCGCTGATGCTCGCGGGCAAGTGCCGCGCACTCTTGCAAGGACGCTGGTCGGTGTCGACCGACGACATCCGGGCGCACGCCCTGGGGGCGCTGCGCCACCGGATCCTGATGAACTTCGAGAGTCACGCAGAGGGCGTGACCCCGGACGCGCTGATCGAGAACCTGCTGGCCACCTTGCCTCTGGAGGCGCCGTGA
- a CDS encoding FtsX-like permease family protein, with translation MYQLVLTVRYLASKVMPLLAALCVSLCTMMVLVTWSVMSGFLGMLIGTGRNLAGDVTIAWPGTGFAYSQELIADLEKDPLVEAATPMIETFGSLSLPNGQPRGVMIRGIDPATYGKVTKYDTSLWWKPLDTPLPDDEHRDDPRLAGLGREVWDRIEGQGRTLSRRDPRTGGDTPAIVPGIHVTGLNARYREGFYRPLQMRRKNAAGKIEQIDVFLPYDEGLNLGLTVFPIDSEGRPYEAFTRSFPVANEFHSGLFEVDQSVVFVPLASLQEMLRMNEGLRLKAGAGDQPAPSAEGESFAGGQPTGAYETDPARVTHVLVKGAGDLADRKRIEALTVRVKDIYRAFAQRHPDRVPAEFEIDILTWEEQNSTFINAVKTERTLLLFLFSMISVTAVCLVLAIFWSMVREKTQDIGVLRALGAGRAGVARLWVTYGLAIGLVGATLGMAGSLFIVTNINAIHAWLGRQFDVVVWNPEVYYFTRIPTEMSATSVVLVFIGGILACGLGALVPAARAALMRPVAALRNE, from the coding sequence ATGTACCAACTCGTCCTCACCGTGCGGTACCTCGCCAGCAAGGTCATGCCCCTGCTCGCGGCGTTGTGCGTCTCCCTCTGCACCATGATGGTCCTCGTGACCTGGTCGGTGATGTCCGGCTTCCTGGGCATGCTCATCGGCACGGGGCGCAACCTCGCCGGCGACGTCACCATTGCATGGCCCGGCACCGGCTTCGCGTACAGCCAGGAACTCATCGCCGACCTCGAGAAGGACCCGCTCGTCGAGGCCGCCACCCCGATGATCGAGACCTTCGGCTCGCTCTCGCTGCCCAACGGCCAGCCGCGGGGCGTGATGATCCGGGGCATCGATCCCGCGACGTACGGGAAGGTCACGAAGTACGACACGTCGCTGTGGTGGAAGCCGCTCGACACGCCCCTCCCCGACGACGAGCACCGGGACGACCCGCGCCTCGCCGGGCTGGGACGCGAGGTGTGGGACCGCATCGAAGGCCAGGGCCGGACGCTCTCGCGGCGCGACCCGCGCACCGGGGGCGACACTCCCGCGATCGTGCCGGGCATCCACGTCACAGGGCTCAACGCCCGCTACCGCGAGGGGTTCTACCGCCCGCTGCAGATGCGTCGGAAGAACGCGGCGGGCAAGATCGAGCAGATCGACGTGTTCCTGCCCTACGACGAGGGGCTGAACCTCGGGCTCACGGTCTTCCCGATCGACAGCGAGGGACGCCCCTACGAGGCGTTCACGCGCTCGTTCCCCGTGGCGAACGAGTTCCACAGCGGGCTGTTCGAGGTGGACCAGTCGGTGGTGTTCGTGCCGCTGGCGTCGCTGCAGGAGATGCTGCGCATGAACGAGGGGCTGCGCCTCAAGGCCGGCGCGGGAGACCAGCCCGCCCCGTCCGCCGAGGGCGAATCGTTCGCGGGCGGGCAGCCGACGGGCGCGTACGAGACCGACCCCGCGCGCGTGACGCACGTGCTCGTGAAGGGCGCGGGCGACCTCGCCGACCGGAAGCGCATCGAGGCGCTGACCGTGCGCGTGAAGGACATCTACCGGGCGTTCGCGCAGCGCCACCCGGACCGCGTTCCGGCGGAGTTCGAGATCGACATCCTGACGTGGGAAGAGCAGAACTCGACGTTCATCAACGCGGTGAAGACGGAGCGCACGCTGCTGCTCTTCCTGTTCAGCATGATCTCCGTCACCGCCGTGTGCCTCGTGCTCGCGATCTTCTGGTCGATGGTGCGCGAGAAGACCCAGGACATCGGCGTGCTGCGCGCGCTCGGCGCCGGGCGGGCGGGCGTCGCCCGCCTGTGGGTGACGTACGGGCTGGCGATCGGGCTGGTCGGCGCGACGCTGGGCATGGCCGGCTCGCTGTTCATCGTGACGAACATCAACGCGATCCACGCCTGGCTCGGGCGGCAGTTCGACGTCGTGGTGTGGAACCCGGAGGTCTACTACTTCACGCGCATCCCCACGGAGATGAGCGCCACCAGCGTGGTGCTCGTGTTCATCGGGGGGATTCTGGCGTGCGGGCTGGGTGCGCTCGTGCCCGCGGCCCGGGCCGCCCTCATGCGCCCGGTCGCCGCCCTCCGCAATGAATAG
- a CDS encoding ABC transporter ATP-binding protein, with the protein MLLDVQNVHKTYRLGRVPVPVLRGVSMRVREGEFVAVLGASGSGKSTLLHLLGGLDRPDPTPPGVVRFRGRDIGGASSGALDEYRARDVGFVFQFYHLLPELSVLANVLMGAQVRFSIGGYLARRRALREQATRLLDQVGLSHRLRHRPAELSGGERQRVAIARALINEPALLLADEPTGNLDAKTGGHIIDVLLALRQARALTLVVVTHDESLARRAERVVRLTDGRVDGSPETASEHSPDSLSNAGRQPGK; encoded by the coding sequence ATGCTGCTCGACGTCCAGAACGTGCACAAGACCTACCGCCTCGGACGCGTGCCGGTGCCGGTGCTGCGTGGCGTCTCGATGCGCGTCCGCGAGGGCGAGTTCGTCGCGGTGCTGGGGGCGTCCGGCTCGGGCAAGTCCACGCTGCTGCACCTGCTGGGCGGGCTGGATCGACCGGACCCCACGCCCCCGGGCGTCGTGCGCTTCCGCGGGCGCGACATCGGCGGGGCGTCGTCGGGCGCGCTCGACGAGTACCGCGCCCGCGACGTGGGCTTCGTATTCCAGTTCTACCACCTGCTTCCCGAACTCTCGGTGCTCGCGAACGTGCTGATGGGCGCGCAGGTCCGGTTCTCGATCGGCGGGTACCTGGCGCGCCGGCGGGCCCTGCGCGAACAGGCGACGCGCCTGCTGGACCAGGTCGGGCTCTCGCACCGCCTGCGCCACCGCCCGGCCGAACTCTCCGGGGGCGAGCGCCAGCGCGTCGCCATCGCGCGGGCGCTGATCAACGAGCCCGCGCTGCTGCTGGCCGACGAACCCACCGGGAACCTCGACGCCAAGACCGGCGGGCACATCATCGATGTGCTCCTCGCGCTGCGCCAGGCCCGGGCGCTCACCCTGGTCGTGGTGACGCACGACGAATCCCTCGCCCGCCGGGCCGAGCGGGTGGTCCGCCTGACGGACGGGCGCGTCGACGGGAGCCCGGAAACGGCTTCCGAACATTCTCCGGACTCGCTGTCGAATGCGGGGCGACAGCCCGGTAAGTAG
- a CDS encoding alpha/beta hydrolase — protein sequence MTSLPASQGSGSLTGRSSRYVLRGAAGVDVPADVVDFGTGRPVVFLHGLVGLNDHWEEVAQRIAHRCRCVMLQLPLLRLVGDDCSIQGATELTGRFLKEYFGGPTVLVGNSFGGHVALRLAIERRELLSGLVLAGSSGLIEKTMMSDIQIRPSRAWLERKIGELFHDKARMSEADVERAFKELSDRAHARAMIRLSRTARRNHLGDLISTIACPTLLLWGRQDIVTPPEAAYELKAKIRDSRLVWFDQCGHAPMIEAPEAFGDALNAFLDELDQRA from the coding sequence ATGACAAGCCTTCCGGCCAGCCAGGGTTCAGGATCGCTCACGGGGCGGTCATCGCGGTACGTGCTTCGCGGCGCGGCGGGCGTTGATGTCCCCGCGGACGTGGTTGATTTCGGCACCGGGCGCCCGGTGGTGTTCCTGCACGGGCTGGTGGGCCTGAACGACCATTGGGAGGAAGTGGCCCAGCGCATCGCGCACCGATGCCGCTGCGTGATGCTCCAGCTCCCGCTGCTCCGCCTGGTGGGCGACGACTGCTCGATCCAGGGCGCGACCGAACTGACCGGGCGGTTCCTGAAGGAGTACTTCGGCGGGCCGACGGTGCTGGTGGGGAACTCCTTCGGCGGGCACGTGGCGCTGCGCCTGGCGATCGAACGCCGCGAACTGCTGTCGGGGCTGGTCCTGGCGGGGTCGAGCGGGCTCATCGAGAAGACGATGATGAGCGACATCCAGATCCGCCCGTCGCGGGCGTGGCTGGAACGCAAGATCGGCGAGTTGTTCCACGACAAGGCCCGGATGAGCGAGGCCGACGTGGAGCGGGCATTCAAGGAGCTGTCGGACCGGGCGCACGCCCGCGCGATGATCCGGCTCTCGCGCACCGCCCGGCGCAACCACCTGGGCGACCTCATCTCCACCATCGCCTGCCCGACGCTGCTGCTGTGGGGAAGGCAGGACATCGTGACGCCGCCGGAGGCTGCGTACGAACTCAAGGCCAAGATCCGCGACTCGCGCCTCGTGTGGTTCGACCAGTGCGGGCACGCCCCGATGATCGAGGCGCCCGAGGCGTTCGGCGACGCGCTCAACGCGTTCCTCGACGAACTGGACCAGCGGGCCTGA
- a CDS encoding GH3 auxin-responsive promoter family protein has protein sequence MTQAHAGFRWTTLIGAGMRAYLAGRIRRLSDERAWQRQSAGIQLSQLRQLLRVAAGTEFGRAHDFPRLATLPNTELLSAYRKAVPIADWYAFRNAIARMREEGRPDVLWPGVVRDFAQTSGTTAGDKFIPVSAQMLRSNYNASLDIFAHLARFGVSLPDLLTGKSVFLGGSTALETNAHGVRTGDLSGIVTPLIRWPISEIYLPGREIALMSHWPSKMEAMAKRCLDEDVRMVSGMCSWALVLFEKVVELARARDPKIRTIRDVWPNFRVLVHGGVKYAPFDRRVREAYSGSPDGADVPTRIELYPASEGFVAIQDRRGDPGLRLLTDVSNFYEFVPLGEIDDPGARAFACHEVEKGQKYVVVMSTCAGLWRYVLGDVVEFDSVCDRPDSAGGGGGDGPARLRIVGRHRHFINAFGENLIVEHIENAVAAAAAATGAVVGEFTAAPVYPRAGVRPGVELAFEVLTHNLDLARFGATFDASLKSQNVDYTTKRTDGLGMGEPTLTPLPPGTFHRWLESKGKLGGQHKCPRCANARDILEQVKAAAGSAVGV, from the coding sequence ATGACGCAGGCGCACGCAGGCTTCCGGTGGACCACGCTCATCGGCGCAGGGATGCGTGCGTACCTCGCCGGGCGCATCCGGCGGCTGTCCGACGAGCGGGCCTGGCAGCGCCAGAGCGCGGGCATCCAGCTCTCGCAACTCCGCCAGTTGCTCCGGGTCGCCGCGGGGACGGAGTTCGGGCGCGCCCACGACTTTCCCCGCCTGGCAACGCTGCCCAACACCGAACTCCTGAGCGCGTACCGCAAGGCGGTGCCCATCGCCGACTGGTACGCGTTCCGCAATGCCATCGCGCGCATGCGCGAGGAAGGCCGCCCCGACGTGCTGTGGCCCGGGGTCGTGCGCGACTTCGCCCAGACCAGCGGCACCACGGCGGGGGACAAGTTCATCCCCGTCTCGGCCCAGATGCTGCGCTCGAACTACAACGCGTCGCTGGACATCTTCGCGCACCTCGCGCGGTTCGGCGTCTCGCTGCCCGACCTCCTGACCGGCAAGAGCGTCTTTCTGGGCGGGTCCACGGCGCTCGAGACCAACGCGCACGGCGTGCGCACGGGCGACCTCTCGGGCATCGTCACCCCGCTCATCCGCTGGCCCATCAGCGAGATCTACCTCCCGGGGCGCGAGATCGCCCTCATGAGCCACTGGCCCTCGAAGATGGAGGCCATGGCGAAGCGCTGCCTCGACGAGGACGTGCGGATGGTCAGCGGGATGTGCTCCTGGGCCCTCGTCCTGTTCGAGAAGGTCGTCGAACTGGCCCGCGCCCGCGACCCCAAGATCCGGACCATCCGCGACGTGTGGCCGAACTTCCGCGTGCTGGTGCACGGCGGGGTCAAGTACGCCCCCTTCGACCGACGCGTGCGCGAGGCCTATTCCGGCTCGCCCGACGGGGCGGACGTGCCCACCCGCATCGAGCTGTACCCGGCGTCGGAGGGGTTCGTCGCGATCCAGGACCGCCGGGGCGACCCGGGCCTGCGCCTGCTGACGGATGTGTCGAACTTCTACGAGTTCGTCCCGCTGGGCGAGATCGACGATCCCGGCGCCCGGGCGTTCGCCTGCCACGAGGTCGAGAAGGGGCAGAAGTACGTCGTCGTGATGTCGACCTGCGCCGGGCTGTGGCGGTACGTGCTGGGCGACGTGGTGGAGTTCGACTCGGTGTGCGATCGCCCGGACAGCGCAGGCGGCGGCGGGGGCGATGGCCCGGCGCGCCTGCGCATCGTCGGGCGCCATCGGCATTTCATCAACGCCTTCGGTGAGAACCTCATCGTGGAGCACATCGAGAACGCGGTGGCGGCCGCCGCCGCCGCGACGGGCGCGGTGGTGGGTGAGTTCACCGCGGCACCAGTGTATCCCCGGGCCGGCGTTCGCCCCGGGGTTGAACTCGCGTTCGAGGTGCTCACGCACAACCTTGATCTGGCACGGTTCGGGGCGACCTTCGACGCCTCGCTGAAGTCGCAGAACGTGGACTACACCACCAAGCGCACCGACGGGCTGGGGATGGGCGAGCCGACGCTCACCCCGCTGCCGCCCGGCACCTTTCATCGCTGGTTGGAATCCAAGGGGAAGCTCGGCGGGCAGCACAAGTGCCCGAGGTGCGCGAACGCGCGGGACATTCTGGAGCAGGTCAAGGCGGCGGCCGGGTCGGCGGTGGGTGTCTGA
- a CDS encoding NRDE family protein — MCTVSVISLSGERGLHLAGAAGFRVMVNRDEQRDRPAALFPRWRSVAASDPSFARAGVRAIWPIDPRGGGTWVGASDRGLVLCLLNVNPTPPPSLPPNLVSRGAIIPRLIGAEGGAGVLRALATLDLERFAPFRLVVIEPDRPGRAWRGGHVVSEAWWDRDELRVRAGLVGQACFVSSGLGDGLVAGRLALFDQQVAGAPSPEAQERFHAHRWTGREHLSVLMSREDARTVSVTTVEVAPRAAATPGVRLAYRPVYAAQRDSVAVAPLA, encoded by the coding sequence ATGTGCACCGTGTCGGTGATCTCCCTGTCCGGCGAGCGAGGCCTGCACTTGGCCGGCGCGGCCGGCTTTCGCGTGATGGTCAACCGCGACGAGCAGCGCGACCGCCCGGCGGCGCTCTTCCCCCGCTGGCGCAGCGTGGCGGCGTCGGACCCGTCGTTCGCCCGGGCGGGCGTGCGGGCGATCTGGCCGATCGACCCGCGCGGCGGGGGCACGTGGGTCGGCGCCTCGGATCGCGGGCTGGTGCTGTGCCTGCTGAACGTCAACCCCACGCCTCCCCCCAGCCTGCCGCCGAACCTCGTCTCGCGCGGGGCGATCATCCCGCGCCTCATCGGTGCCGAGGGCGGCGCGGGCGTGCTCCGCGCGCTGGCGACCCTCGACCTCGAGCGCTTCGCCCCGTTCCGGCTTGTCGTGATCGAGCCGGACCGACCCGGGCGCGCCTGGCGGGGCGGGCACGTGGTGAGCGAGGCCTGGTGGGATCGCGACGAACTGCGCGTGCGCGCCGGGCTCGTCGGGCAGGCGTGCTTCGTGAGTTCGGGGCTGGGCGACGGGCTCGTCGCCGGGCGGCTCGCGCTGTTCGACCAGCAGGTCGCGGGCGCACCCTCGCCGGAAGCCCAGGAGCGCTTCCATGCGCACCGCTGGACCGGGCGCGAGCACCTGTCGGTGCTCATGTCGCGCGAGGACGCGCGCACGGTCTCGGTGACCACGGTGGAGGTCGCACCGCGAGCGGCGGCGACCCCCGGCGTGCGCCTGGCCTACCGCCCCGTCTACGCCGCCCAGCGCGACAGCGTCGCCGTCGCCCCGCTGGCCTGA
- a CDS encoding ABC transporter permease: protein MQHGVVYSAKPTPLPRLLNPVEPWRTLWVHRDLLRQFAVRYVQQRYRGTHLGMLWAIMLPLLMLTVYAFVFNFVLSARFGTGGDEPRSHYVVMLFCGLTVYTVFSETLVRSCSIVLENPAYVKKVVFPVEILPPAQLAASAMASLVGIVLTVIGVWMFVRTPSWTVVLFPIVVAPLLLLTLGIAWFLASLGVFVRDVANIVGLIVGQMLIFLSPVFFSLSQLPEPWRGVASWNPLSPILDGARKVLTRGEMPDWGALGAVALLGLVVMQLGYAWFMKSKRGFADVL, encoded by the coding sequence ATGCAGCACGGCGTTGTGTATTCCGCGAAGCCGACGCCCCTGCCGCGGCTCCTGAACCCGGTCGAGCCCTGGCGGACGCTGTGGGTCCACCGTGACCTGCTGCGCCAGTTCGCGGTGCGGTACGTCCAGCAGCGCTACCGGGGCACGCACCTGGGCATGCTCTGGGCGATCATGCTCCCGCTGCTGATGCTGACCGTGTACGCGTTTGTCTTCAACTTCGTGCTCTCCGCCCGGTTCGGCACGGGCGGCGACGAACCCCGCTCGCACTACGTCGTCATGCTCTTCTGCGGGCTCACGGTCTACACCGTCTTTTCCGAGACCCTCGTCCGCTCGTGCTCCATCGTGCTCGAGAACCCCGCGTACGTGAAGAAGGTCGTCTTCCCGGTGGAGATCCTCCCGCCCGCGCAGTTGGCGGCGTCGGCGATGGCGTCGCTCGTGGGCATCGTGCTCACCGTGATCGGCGTGTGGATGTTCGTGCGGACGCCCTCGTGGACGGTCGTGCTCTTCCCGATCGTCGTCGCGCCGCTGCTGCTGCTCACGCTCGGGATCGCGTGGTTCCTGGCGTCGCTGGGCGTGTTCGTGCGCGACGTCGCGAACATCGTCGGGCTGATCGTGGGGCAGATGCTCATCTTCCTGTCGCCGGTGTTCTTCAGCCTGTCGCAACTGCCCGAGCCCTGGCGCGGGGTGGCGTCGTGGAATCCGCTGTCGCCGATTCTGGACGGGGCGCGCAAGGTGCTGACCCGGGGGGAGATGCCCGACTGGGGCGCGCTGGGCGCGGTGGCGCTGCTGGGCCTGGTCGTGATGCAACTCGGGTACGCGTGGTTCATGAAGAGCAAGCGGGGCTTCGCCGATGTGCTCTGA
- a CDS encoding ABC transporter ATP-binding protein produces MCSDAALCEPETARVPPAGAREVALACRNVGKVYQIYERPQDRLKQALLRWTGRRYYHDFWAVRNVSFEVERGESVAIVGRNGAGKSTLLQIIAGTMAPTHGEVEVRGRVAAMLQLGSGFNPEFTGRENVYLSGAVLGISRAEMQARFDDVAAFADIGEFLDQPLKTYSSGMQARLAFAVSFSVDPDILIADEVLAVGDIGFQQRCVARLRQMRDRGLTLLLVTHSPDAVRSICRRALLMDHGQAVFFGGADAAVNQYLAFVREETNREALEADAGESLRPVPFAADVPGKLRYGTGQVQFERVRVLDASGEPRRAFAFGDEIVVEALVRAHAPARHLNMSFLLRDITGVDLMGTTTFDEHAELPALAPGDTLTVRFRFENRLRAGNYGVCMAVNRVSRRDYADVVLFDQVDGCAAFAVMPDPSRPVHYKFHQPVTVEHAREGGA; encoded by the coding sequence ATGTGCTCTGACGCCGCGCTGTGCGAGCCCGAAACGGCGCGCGTTCCCCCGGCCGGAGCGCGGGAAGTCGCGCTGGCCTGCCGCAACGTGGGGAAGGTGTACCAGATCTACGAGCGCCCTCAGGACCGGCTGAAGCAGGCGCTGCTGCGTTGGACGGGGCGCCGGTACTACCACGACTTCTGGGCGGTGCGCAACGTCTCGTTCGAGGTCGAGCGGGGCGAGTCGGTCGCGATCGTGGGTCGCAACGGCGCGGGCAAGAGCACGCTGCTGCAGATCATCGCGGGGACGATGGCGCCGACGCACGGCGAGGTCGAGGTGCGCGGGCGCGTGGCGGCGATGCTGCAGCTGGGCAGCGGGTTCAACCCGGAGTTCACGGGGCGCGAGAACGTGTACCTGAGCGGGGCGGTGCTGGGCATCTCGCGCGCCGAGATGCAGGCCCGCTTCGACGACGTGGCGGCGTTCGCGGACATCGGCGAGTTCCTCGACCAGCCGCTGAAGACCTACAGCAGCGGGATGCAGGCGCGCCTCGCGTTCGCGGTGTCGTTCAGCGTGGACCCGGACATCCTGATCGCCGACGAGGTGCTGGCGGTGGGCGACATCGGCTTCCAGCAGCGGTGCGTCGCGCGCCTGCGCCAGATGCGCGACCGCGGGCTCACGCTGCTGCTCGTCACGCACTCGCCCGACGCGGTGCGGAGCATCTGCCGGCGCGCGCTGCTGATGGACCACGGGCAGGCGGTCTTCTTCGGCGGGGCCGACGCCGCCGTCAACCAGTACCTCGCGTTTGTCCGCGAGGAGACCAACCGCGAGGCGCTCGAGGCCGACGCGGGCGAATCGCTCCGCCCCGTCCCGTTCGCCGCGGATGTTCCCGGCAAGCTGCGCTACGGCACGGGGCAGGTGCAGTTCGAGCGGGTGCGCGTGCTCGACGCCTCGGGCGAGCCCCGGCGCGCCTTCGCGTTCGGCGACGAGATCGTCGTCGAGGCGCTCGTGCGGGCCCACGCCCCCGCGCGCCACCTCAACATGTCTTTCCTGCTGCGGGACATCACCGGAGTGGACCTCATGGGCACCACCACGTTTGACGAGCACGCGGAGCTGCCGGCGCTCGCGCCGGGCGACACGCTCACCGTGCGGTTCCGGTTCGAGAATCGGCTGCGCGCGGGGAACTACGGCGTGTGCATGGCCGTCAACCGCGTCTCGCGGCGCGACTACGCCGACGTCGTCCTCTTCGACCAGGTCGACGGGTGCGCCGCGTTCGCGGTGATGCCCGACCCGTCGCGGCCGGTGCACTACAAGTTCCACCAGCCCGTCACCGTCGAGCACGCGCGGGAGGGCGGCGCATGA
- a CDS encoding class I SAM-dependent methyltransferase: MSESASHTPTHAPAGEIAPNYAYWREHGASWEGEYRARKTSQVLYHIQEMMLASYMLRTAERNAGALRVLEFGCGPGRHLRNLRALPGVEPHGYDQSESMTRGALAWCTPDWLEAHVRVGDPTGRLPYDDDSFDVVYSTEVLVHVRPDDLAGILRELLRVARHQVLHLEPTPGIVVGSDIHDGCWNHDLVRAYRALGHECEVLPRGYEVHTPFRVMLGGAAPYTWPREILDMCLRMERDMNAGLRAAAQQATEAAVAGEARVRDVEQRLGAAADEARARAGILSGELEAARNALAAESAARAQAAGDLARALEKSLALELLLDERQTLLDNERAALAEARASLDEVRAAHAAALAAAERLDAERLAAIDGLSRAREQAARDAGLHATIVASLRHDLRSAGERLAALRDERAKAADATRALHMIVSTATARLRRSVEG; the protein is encoded by the coding sequence ATGAGCGAGTCCGCGTCGCACACCCCCACACACGCCCCCGCCGGCGAGATCGCCCCCAACTACGCCTACTGGCGCGAGCACGGCGCCTCGTGGGAGGGCGAGTACCGCGCCCGCAAGACCTCGCAGGTGCTGTACCACATCCAGGAGATGATGCTCGCCTCGTACATGCTCCGCACCGCCGAGCGCAACGCGGGCGCGCTCCGCGTGCTCGAGTTCGGCTGCGGGCCGGGGCGACACCTCCGCAACCTCCGCGCGCTGCCCGGCGTCGAGCCCCACGGCTACGACCAGTCCGAGAGCATGACCCGCGGCGCGCTCGCCTGGTGCACGCCCGACTGGCTGGAGGCGCACGTCCGCGTGGGCGATCCCACCGGACGCCTGCCCTACGACGACGACTCGTTCGACGTCGTCTACAGCACCGAGGTGCTCGTGCACGTCCGCCCGGATGACCTCGCGGGGATCCTGCGCGAACTGCTCCGCGTCGCGCGCCACCAGGTGCTGCACCTGGAGCCCACGCCGGGGATCGTCGTCGGCTCCGACATCCACGACGGCTGCTGGAACCACGACCTCGTGCGCGCGTACCGCGCGCTCGGGCACGAGTGCGAGGTGCTGCCCCGCGGGTACGAGGTGCACACGCCCTTCCGCGTGATGCTCGGCGGGGCCGCGCCCTACACCTGGCCCCGAGAGATCCTCGACATGTGCCTGCGCATGGAGCGCGACATGAACGCCGGGCTGCGCGCCGCGGCCCAGCAGGCGACGGAAGCCGCCGTGGCGGGCGAGGCGCGGGTGCGCGACGTCGAACAGCGCCTGGGCGCCGCCGCGGACGAAGCCCGGGCGCGCGCGGGGATTCTGTCGGGCGAGCTCGAGGCCGCCCGCAACGCCCTCGCCGCCGAGAGCGCCGCGCGCGCGCAGGCCGCGGGCGACCTGGCCCGGGCGCTCGAGAAGAGCCTGGCGCTCGAACTGCTGCTCGACGAGCGGCAGACGCTGCTCGACAACGAACGGGCGGCGTTGGCGGAGGCGCGGGCGTCGCTCGACGAGGTCCGCGCCGCGCACGCCGCCGCGCTCGCCGCCGCCGAACGCCTCGACGCCGAGCGGCTGGCGGCGATCGACGGCCTGTCGCGTGCGCGAGAGCAGGCGGCCCGGGACGCGGGCCTCCACGCTACCATCGTCGCGTCGCTCCGCCACGACCTGCGCTCGGCGGGCGAGCGACTCGCGGCGTTGCGCGACGAACGCGCCAAGGCCGCGGACGCGACCAGAGCGCTGCACATGATCGTCAGCACAGCCACGGCGCGTCTGCGCCGCAGCGTCGAGGGATGA